ATCATTCGCTGGATGGATGAGTGGCTCAGCGATCGCGAGCGCGGCGGTTTTTATGCCTCGCAGGACGCCGACATCTCCATGGACGATGACGGTGACTATTTCACATGGACGCTCGACGAAACGCGCGCCGTGTTGACTGAAGACGAGGCGCAGGTCGCGGCGCTGCACTATGACATCAATGAAGTCGGCGAGATGCATCACAATCCCGCAAAGAACGTGTTGTATGTGCGCGCGTCGGTCGAGGAGATTGGCCGCCGGATGAATCTGCCGGCCGAACGAGTGCAGGAGTTGCTGGCATCGGCCAAAAAGAAAATGTATGCGGCGCGGCTCTTGCGTCCGACTCCGTATGTCGACAAGACCGTTTATGTCGGCTGGAACAGTTTGTGCATTTCGGCGTATCTGGAGGCGGCGAAAGTGCTCGATTTGGCGGAGGCGCGGCGATTTGCGTTGCGATCGCTGGATCGCGTGCTGGGAGAGGCCTGGAAAGCGCAACATCAAAAGCGCGCGGCCGAGGCGGCCGCCACCACACAAGCCGATTCCGCACAGTCGATTCTGCTGCACGTGGTCTCTTACTCGGATCCGGCGGCAGCGCATCGCGAGGTTCCGGGCATGCTCGACGACTACGCCTGCACGGCGCTGGCTTGCCTGGATGCTTATGAAGCGACGGCCGACCTAAGCTACTTCAAGTTTGCGCAGGCAATTGCCGATGCGATGATTAGTCGTTTTTACGACTCAACTTCCGGCGGCTTCTTCGACTGCGAGCCTGCCAACGAAGGCGAAAGTCTGGGCGTGTTGGCAACGCGCCGCAAGCCTCTGCAAGATTCACCTACACCAGCTGGCAATCCGATGGCCGCCATTGCGCTGACGCGGCTACGTCACTACACCGGCGAGACGGGTTATCGCGAGAAGGCCGAGTCCACGTTGGAAGCTTTCGCAGGAGTAGCCGAACCGTTTGGAATCTTCGCCGCAACCTATGGCACGGCAGTTGTGCATTGGCTGGCAAGTCCGGTGCAGGTAGTAGTGATTCGCGAGGATAAAGACGAAGACATGGCGGCGAAGCTGCTCGCGGCGGCAGTTGCGCCGTTCGCCTGCACCAAAACAGCCTTACAATTCGCGGTCAATCAGGCGGTTGCGCAAAACCTTCCTCCCGCGCTGGCAGAGACCATCCCCAACCTTCCGGCACTGGGCTCAGGCAAATCTTTTGCCGTTCTATGCTCAGGATCTTCCTGCCAACCGCCAATCTTCGACTCCGAGGAACTCAAACGGGCCCTTGGAAGCAGCCGTCCAGAAAAATTAGCGCCGAACGGCCGGGCCAAAAAATAGGGGCTGCCGGTGATAAGTCCCGTCAGCCCAAAAATTGCTAGCCCTGGTTTTCGGCCCAAATTGCAATTACGGCAGGTTACTTTGGTGACCTTGCACTCTATCCCAACAACGGGTCTACTGCGGTGGTATTGTGGTTTGACAGTTCGGTTGTCTGGGTGGGCACAGAATCAGTGGGCCACCGTCCGCGGCGGGAACCTGTTGGACGGCTGCTGCAATGAATGTGCCCACTAGTCCTATCATCAGGATAGAAATCCTGATTGCGCGTTTCATGGGTTTTCTCCTATCTCCGCGTAGGGCTTCCCCGGAGGAAGCTTTTTCGCGGTGCCGCATTATAGGCCACGCGTCAAGTCTCATGTGCAACAATTTTCATCTTATGCACTAAGCCCGCTAGCGTACTATACCCACACTCCATTCGATAGGCTATTTGGCCTTTATCTATCAGTAACTTAAATAGTTTCAGACGAAGTATCGGTTGCATTCCGGCGAGTGCCCGAGGCGGACGTGTACCTGCGCAATTTGTTTACAGTTTCCGGACAGGAAGGGAAACGACAGGGAATTAAGGCTTGGAGTCTTGCGCTACCGGCAGATTGAAGCCGCCAGATCCCACAGCTGCGCTCCGTGCAGACCCGTTTGCGCCAGCCCGGTTCGCTTGACCGACTGCCACTTCTGGCGCGTGCGTGCGCGACAGTGCCCGATCCACCATGCCTTCGAACATCGGGATCAGAGAATCGGGAGGAAGCGGATAATGAATGTCAGAAAGACTCTGCTCCCAGCGCTGCGGTTGGAGAAGGGATAGCGACAAATCGCGCGCGGGACTCTTCAACACAACGTAGCCGAACCATACCAGCAAGGTGCTGTTGTAAGCTCCCATGTTGAGAATACTCATCCAGGTACCGCCCAGATGATTTCCAACCCAGGACGAAATCAGAGCCAGTTCGATCACCGCGAAAGAGCCGAAACCTAAGGCAATGCCGAAGCTGTGCTGCCGCCGGCTTACCCCCACATAGTGCGCAAAGAAAAGTAGGAAAAGCACCGTTCCCACCTGAATGATGCGTACACATCGTTGCGCGGTGATGATGGCTTGCATCCAGGGTGCGAACGCAGACGAGTTCGTGGAAACTGAAACCACTCCGGCGACCAGCAGCATCACCAGTCCAGCCCACTTGAACAGCACCGTGCCTAGATCGCGGAGAGTGTGGAAGGCGCGGAACACGTCGACGAATATCTCGTGAATCACGGCGAAGCCGAATGCCACGCTGAGAGCATCGAACCCCCAGTACAGGTAAAACATGGCGGAATAGCTGTGCAGCGATGCGGTGAAGACGACGACAAACGTGGCCAGTTGAACCGCGATATACGCAAAGAAGAATTTGAATTTGCGCTGAAGTCCGGCCCGCAACATTAGAGCGCCAATTCCCGTCAGAAGTACGGGATGCGCGATCCAGAGCGTGTAGTAAAGAATCTTAATCTTCTCGCTCATGCGTCTTGCTCGCCCTCGGTTGCCCTGGTCGCCTTCGCACGCTGCCAGACACTGGGAGGTGATTCGGCAAAGACAACGGTACCGGTTCTCCCCCTCCCGTTCAATGGACCGAAGTAACCGCAAGTAACGTTACCGTTATGGGAACTGCAACGCAAGGTTACCTTCGTGCTATTGGGAGCGGGCAACGTTTCTTCGGGGATCCGGAAACAGGTCTGAACCCTACCCAGATGGTTCGTGGGCTCCGAATGGTCAACCCTGGCGCCGACTAAGCGTCGGGCATGGAGTGGATGTACGCACGCATCATGCGCACTTCATCATCCTTTTCATCCAGATCATGCAACAGGATGTCGCGCAAGGACACAATGCCGATCAACTGACCGTCATGGCAGACCGGAAGATGGCGGAAGCCGTGGCGGCGCATCAGCGTCATGCAGTTTTCCAAATTCTCGTTCATGCTGACGGTGAGCGGATCATCGGTCATCACCTCCGCCATACAGGTGCTGCGCGGATCGCGGCTTTCCGCGACCACGCGCTTCATCAGGTCGCGTTCTGAAAAAATTCCGACCAGTTTGCCGTTGTGGACAACAGGCACGGCTCCAATGTTGCGCTCGACCATGACGCGCACCGTTTGGAGCACGGTGTAGCCCAATTCCGCATGATATGTGTCCTGAGCCTTAATCAGGTCGCAGATACGCATTTTGACACCTCCCCGGTACAGCATTCCGAGTTGTCCAAAAGCATCTACCGGGTCGCGAGTATATGCCGAAAAGCAGATGTATGGAAAGCGAAAAAGGTTGGCGAGAAGAAACAACGTCCATGTACAGCGGACAACTCCTGTCCGCTGCCTTTGATTTTGAACTTGCCTTTGCCCTTGCCTTTGATTCGATCTTACCTCTGACTTTGATCCTGACCTCGACTGAGGCACTCTTCCGCGAAGATGAAGTACGAAGAGTTCCACAAAGCTGCCGGAACGGTTCCGCGCGGGCGCGCCGTGACCACGATATTGTATTCATCGGAACTACTCAGATTCATCTCACAAAGGGCATCCACGGCTGGAACCCTCGGCTCGGACCGCCCTGGCTCGATCACCGCCAGCCACGACAGAAACTCGTGCAGATCGCGCGTGCGTGGGCGTCCGGGGACGACGAAAGATAACTCCGCGTCCTGGGTGGTAGAGAATTGCCAGGCCAGAGTTGCCGTGAGATCGACGGCCCGCTCATAGGCGCGTTCGGAAATCCGGCCAGATTCAGGATTATCCAAAGCGATGCACAGCTTGCGCTCGTCTTCGCGGGCAAACTCGCGGACTTTCAGCGAGCCGGACTTCGCCGTGGCCTTCCAGTCCACGTGCCGGGCGGAATCCTCCGGCATATATTCGCGAATGCGGTAAAGTTCCGAGCCCCGGCCGCGGACAAAGCTTTCCCACCCGCCGCGCACCAGCGGCAGAACATCGAACGCCTCTTGGATGACGTCGATGCGAGGATAGACCAGCACTTCCCGAGGTAACGACACATGTCGGGTCTTGGTAAGAAAGGCGAAAGGAAAGCGTGTAGCCAGGCCGAAGTTGTCTTCACGATAGCGACCGCGCTGATCAAATCTCAACTCCAGATCGGCGGAAACATCAGCCTGAGGCGGAACAAACGGAAAATAAGCCATTCCCTGAAAGATTCCAGGAGGCGGAGGAAGCACGGTCACGCGGCGCAGGCGCCGGTCCGGCAGCCGCAGCCACTGCTGCTCCATCGGACGGTTAAAGGGAAAGGCGAACGTAGTCGGCTCCCACTGCCACTGCTTGGTTGCCTTCTTTTTCTTCTTGCGCGTGGAAATCACCTGAATGGAAAACGACGGAAGAAATCTTCGGGGGTTCCGCAGCACGATGCGTCCCGCCACCGGACGTCCCGCGAAGACGTGCTCCGGCAGGCGCACATCCAGTTCCAGATATCGCAGCACCCACGCAGAAACAATCCCCGACACGAGTATCGCCGCCAACATGGCTGCCACGACGATGTACAGAAGATTGTTTCCGGTGTTCAGCGCGGCAATGCCGATGATGATCGTGACCAGCACATACACGATGCCGGCTCGAGTCACTTCATAGTCGAAAGACTCCCGCAGGCGCTCGACGGCCACGCGGCGCGCCAGATACGGCACGGTCACCAGCCCCACCATGGTGGCGACGATCAGCGAAGTCGAAGCCAGAATCAGAGTGGTCCAGAAGTTGCCGGCGTCGCGCGATACGGTGGAAAAAAGTGCCGCGGCGAAGGCCACGCCCAGACCCACGAGGGCGAGCAGAAACTTCACCCAGACTTCCGCCGAAGCCGATTGCAGCCACTGCGCGAAACGGCTAGGCACAGACGGCTCTGATTTCAACGGATTGGCGTACGCAGAACCCACTGCCCCCGAGCCTAGCATTCCCCGCCAGAACGGACAATGGGGATTCGGCTTGCGGCGAAAGCGTTCGTAACCGCACCCACTCGGAGCGGATCGGCGATAAGAAAAAAGGCCACGGATTGGAACGGATCAACACGGATACTTCAAGAAACTTAGCGGGATATCCGTGGAAATCCGTGTAGATCCGTGGCCAAAGGTATCTGTCCTTCAGTAGGCCGCC
Above is a window of Candidatus Sulfotelmatobacter sp. DNA encoding:
- a CDS encoding DUF58 domain-containing protein — encoded protein: MPSRFAQWLQSASAEVWVKFLLALVGLGVAFAAALFSTVSRDAGNFWTTLILASTSLIVATMVGLVTVPYLARRVAVERLRESFDYEVTRAGIVYVLVTIIIGIAALNTGNNLLYIVVAAMLAAILVSGIVSAWVLRYLELDVRLPEHVFAGRPVAGRIVLRNPRRFLPSFSIQVISTRKKKKKATKQWQWEPTTFAFPFNRPMEQQWLRLPDRRLRRVTVLPPPPGIFQGMAYFPFVPPQADVSADLELRFDQRGRYREDNFGLATRFPFAFLTKTRHVSLPREVLVYPRIDVIQEAFDVLPLVRGGWESFVRGRGSELYRIREYMPEDSARHVDWKATAKSGSLKVREFAREDERKLCIALDNPESGRISERAYERAVDLTATLAWQFSTTQDAELSFVVPGRPRTRDLHEFLSWLAVIEPGRSEPRVPAVDALCEMNLSSSDEYNIVVTARPRGTVPAALWNSSYFIFAEECLSRGQDQSQR
- a CDS encoding thioredoxin domain-containing protein encodes the protein MTGTTLNSLSRASSAYLRSAMHQPIQWHEWGTEAFAAAQRENKPMLLDIGAVWCHWCHVMDRESYDDPEIAAIVNQHFIAVKVDRDERPDIDSRYQVAVQAVSGQGGWPLTAFLTPDGKPFYGGTYFPPTDGYGRPSFRRVLLSIANAYAEKHGDVVEQAKMVESAIVRSESFAGKDGRISPAIIKAIETSAFRMFDPQHGGFGQAPKFSHPSALDLLIDQYARVAALRGTDECVRPHVEAAEPRSAGQPGAAVPTQDHPLRDLIVTTLEHMARGGVYDQLAGGFHRYSVDERWVVPHFEKMCYDNSELLKNYVHAYQATGIEFFADIARDIIRWMDEWLSDRERGGFYASQDADISMDDDGDYFTWTLDETRAVLTEDEAQVAALHYDINEVGEMHHNPAKNVLYVRASVEEIGRRMNLPAERVQELLASAKKKMYAARLLRPTPYVDKTVYVGWNSLCISAYLEAAKVLDLAEARRFALRSLDRVLGEAWKAQHQKRAAEAAATTQADSAQSILLHVVSYSDPAAAHREVPGMLDDYACTALACLDAYEATADLSYFKFAQAIADAMISRFYDSTSGGFFDCEPANEGESLGVLATRRKPLQDSPTPAGNPMAAIALTRLRHYTGETGYREKAESTLEAFAGVAEPFGIFAATYGTAVVHWLASPVQVVVIREDKDEDMAAKLLAAAVAPFACTKTALQFAVNQAVAQNLPPALAETIPNLPALGSGKSFAVLCSGSSCQPPIFDSEELKRALGSSRPEKLAPNGRAKK
- a CDS encoding CBS domain-containing protein, with protein sequence MRICDLIKAQDTYHAELGYTVLQTVRVMVERNIGAVPVVHNGKLVGIFSERDLMKRVVAESRDPRSTCMAEVMTDDPLTVSMNENLENCMTLMRRHGFRHLPVCHDGQLIGIVSLRDILLHDLDEKDDEVRMMRAYIHSMPDA